In the genome of Muntiacus reevesi chromosome 5, mMunRee1.1, whole genome shotgun sequence, one region contains:
- the PYCR2 gene encoding pyrroline-5-carboxylate reductase 2, giving the protein MSVGFIGAGQLACALARGFTAAGILSAHKIIASSPEMDLPTVSALRKMGVNLTRSNKETVRHSDVLFLAVKPHIIPFILDEIGADVQARHIVVSCAAGVTISSVEKKLMAFQPAPKVIRCMTNTPVVVREGATVYATGTHALVEDGQLLEQLMSSVGFCTEVEEDLIDAVTGLSGSGPAYAFMALDALADGGVKMGLPRRLAVRLGAQALLGAAKMLLDSEQHPGQLKDNVCSPGGATIHALHFLESGGFRSLLINAVEASCIRTRELQSMADQEKISPAALKKTLLDRVKLESPTVTTLTPTSSGKLLTRNPVPGGKKD; this is encoded by the exons ATGAGCGTGGGTTTCATCGGCGCCGGCCAGCTGGCTTGCGCCTTGGCGCGGGGCTTCACGGCCGCAG GCATCCTGTCGGCTCACAAAATAATAGCCAGCTCCCCGGAAATGGACCTGCCAACGGTGTCTGCTCTCAGG AAGATGGGTGTGAACCTGACCCGGAGCAACAAGGAGACGGTCAGGCACAGTGACGTCCTGTTCCTGGCCGTGAAGCCACACATCATCCCCTTCATCCTGGACGAGATCGGGGCCGACGTCCAGGCCAGGCACATCGTGGTGTCCTGTGCGGCTGGCGTCACCATCAGCTCTGTGGAAAAG AAACTGATGGCGTTCCAGCCGGCCCCCAAAGTGATCCGCTGCATGACCAACACGCCTGTGGTGGTGCGGGAGGGCGCGACAGTGTACGCCACGGGCACCCACGCCCTGGTGGAGGACGGGCAGCTCCTGGAGCAGCTCATGAGCAGCGTGGGCTTCTGCACAGAGGTGGAGGAGGACCTGATTGACGCCGTCACAGGGCTCAGCGGCAGTGGGCCTGCCTAT GCGTTCATGGCCCTAGACGCGTTGGCTGACGGTGGGGTGAAGATGGGCCTGCCGCGGCGCCTGGCCGTCCGATTGGGGGCCCAGGCCTTGCTG GGAGCTGCCAAGATGCTGCTGGACTCAGAACAGCATCCAGGCCAGCTCAAGGACAATGTGTGCTCCCCTGGGGGGGCCACCATCCACGCCCTGCACTTCCTAGAGAGCGGGGGCTTCCGCTCCCTGCTCATCAACGCGGTTGAGGCCTCCTGTATCCGAACACG agagctgcagtccatggctgaCCAAGAGAAGATCTCCCCAGCTGCCCTCAAGAAGACCCTCCTGGACAGAGTGAAGCTGGAATCCCCTACAGTGACCACACTGACCCCAACCAGCTCAGGGAAGCTCCTCACGAGAAACCCAGTCCCAGGAGGCAAGAAGGACTAA